Proteins co-encoded in one Natrarchaeobius halalkaliphilus genomic window:
- a CDS encoding DNA-directed RNA polymerase, which translates to MYKRVRLTDTVEVPPEELGDVSPALVKRLLQDKLEGRMDEEVGSVVSVTHVRDIGKGTVLPNRPGVYYEADFDAVTFDPQMQEVVDGTVVEVVEFGAFVGIGPVDGLLHVSQISDEYLAYDRENQQLASNESNRTLGVDDAVRARIVTKSIDERNPRDSKIGLTAKQPGLGKHGWLTEDHEKQEATAGE; encoded by the coding sequence ATGTACAAACGGGTCAGACTAACGGATACGGTTGAAGTACCGCCCGAGGAGCTCGGTGACGTCTCGCCGGCACTCGTAAAGCGACTGCTACAGGACAAACTCGAAGGACGCATGGACGAAGAGGTCGGAAGCGTCGTCTCCGTCACCCACGTTCGAGACATCGGTAAGGGGACCGTGCTGCCGAACCGACCGGGCGTCTACTACGAGGCTGATTTCGACGCCGTCACGTTCGATCCACAGATGCAAGAAGTCGTCGACGGCACCGTCGTCGAGGTCGTCGAATTCGGTGCCTTCGTCGGCATCGGCCCCGTCGACGGATTACTTCACGTCTCTCAGATCAGCGACGAGTACCTCGCGTACGACCGCGAGAATCAGCAACTGGCATCGAACGAGTCCAATCGAACGCTCGGCGTCGACGACGCCGTCCGGGCCCGGATCGTCACGAAGAGTATCGACGAGCGCAACCCGCGCGACTCGAAAATCGGGCTCACGGCCAAACAGCCCGGTCTCGGCAAGCACGGCTGGCTCACGGAAGACCACGAGAAACAGGAAGCGACGGCGGGTGAGTAA
- a CDS encoding PIN domain-containing protein, with protein MTTRIVLDTSALMMPVELDVRLFDELDRLLGSYELLAPQSVVEELRRLSEKGGAEGTAATVGHDLATERCLVVDTEASYADDALVELAREGGVDYVVTNDRPLRDRILETSVPVIALRGRNKLAITRP; from the coding sequence ATGACCACGCGGATCGTCCTCGATACGAGCGCGCTGATGATGCCCGTCGAACTCGATGTCAGATTGTTCGACGAACTCGATCGGCTGTTGGGTTCCTACGAGTTGCTGGCGCCACAGTCGGTCGTCGAGGAACTCAGGCGACTCTCCGAGAAAGGAGGGGCAGAAGGAACGGCCGCAACCGTCGGCCACGATCTGGCGACCGAGCGCTGTCTCGTCGTCGATACGGAGGCATCGTACGCAGATGACGCCCTGGTCGAACTCGCCCGCGAAGGCGGTGTCGACTACGTCGTCACGAACGACCGCCCGCTTCGCGACCGGATACTCGAGACGAGTGTACCGGTAATTGCATTACGCGGGAGAAACAAGCTAGCGATCACTCGACCATAG
- a CDS encoding translation initiation factor IF-2 subunit gamma: MAGNRQPEVNIGLVGHVDHGKTTLVQALSGSWTDQHSEEMKRGISIRLGYADATFRHCPDVDEPECYTVEQECPDGSDSEPLRTVSFVDAPGHETLMATMLSGASLMDGAVLVISASEPVPQPQTEEHLMALDIIGIDNIVIAQNKVDLVSGDQARQNYEEIQEFVEGTVAEDAPVVPISAGQEVNVDLLIQAIEDEIPTPERDPDDDPRMHVARSFDINKPGTTHENLTGGVLGGSLVHGELEVDDELEIRPGREVEEGGRSEYVPIETTIRSLQAGGESADTVTPGGLLGVGTGLDPSLTKGDALAGRIAGPPGSLPPTWDQFTMGVDLLERVVGVDGGEMVDEISTGEPLMMTVGTATTVGAVTSARDGECEVDLKRPVSAEPGAKIAINRRIGARWRLIGLGTLQR, translated from the coding sequence ATGGCAGGAAATCGACAACCGGAGGTGAACATCGGGCTCGTCGGTCACGTCGACCACGGCAAGACGACGCTGGTGCAAGCTCTCAGCGGCTCGTGGACAGACCAGCACTCAGAGGAGATGAAGCGCGGCATCTCCATCCGTCTCGGCTACGCCGACGCGACGTTCCGTCACTGTCCAGACGTGGACGAGCCGGAGTGTTACACTGTTGAACAGGAGTGTCCGGACGGCTCCGATAGCGAGCCGCTTCGGACCGTGTCGTTCGTCGACGCCCCGGGACACGAAACTCTGATGGCGACGATGCTTTCGGGGGCGTCGCTGATGGACGGCGCAGTGCTGGTGATCAGCGCCAGCGAGCCCGTCCCACAGCCCCAGACCGAAGAACACCTGATGGCGCTCGACATCATCGGGATCGATAACATCGTCATCGCCCAGAACAAGGTCGATCTCGTCAGCGGCGATCAGGCCCGACAGAACTACGAAGAGATACAGGAGTTCGTCGAGGGAACCGTCGCGGAAGACGCACCCGTCGTTCCGATCTCGGCGGGTCAAGAGGTCAACGTCGACCTCCTGATCCAGGCGATCGAAGACGAGATTCCGACGCCGGAGCGCGATCCCGACGACGATCCACGAATGCACGTTGCGCGCAGTTTCGACATCAACAAACCCGGAACGACCCACGAGAACCTCACCGGCGGTGTTCTCGGCGGCAGTCTCGTCCACGGCGAACTCGAGGTCGACGACGAACTCGAGATCCGTCCCGGCCGCGAGGTCGAAGAGGGCGGGCGCTCGGAGTACGTACCGATCGAGACGACGATCCGCTCGCTCCAGGCCGGCGGCGAGAGCGCCGATACCGTCACGCCGGGCGGGTTGCTCGGCGTCGGCACCGGCCTCGATCCGTCGCTGACGAAAGGTGACGCGCTGGCCGGTCGAATCGCCGGACCGCCGGGATCGCTCCCGCCGACCTGGGACCAGTTCACGATGGGCGTCGACCTGCTCGAACGCGTCGTCGGCGTCGACGGCGGCGAGATGGTCGACGAGATCAGCACCGGCGAACCCCTGATGATGACCGTGGGCACCGCGACGACCGTCGGCGCGGTAACGAGCGCTCGGGACGGCGAGTGTGAGGTCGATCTCAAGCGCCCCGTCTCGGCCGAACCGGGCGCAAAGATCGCGATCAATCGCCGAATCGGTGCGCGGTGGCGGCTGATCGGCCTGGGAACGTTGCAAAGGTAG
- a CDS encoding DUF5787 family protein — translation MSEFAFELELCAHLESRVEGILSRQLGASVADPGGRILDVVCVDSGPEFSERTAITNETIPDAAIESAVGTGRARYWKDAFSCHPDQARRAMERACEIGFFESERRNGREYVRQVARYPDWYDRIVGIENKPDLGRPGDLEAQLRTDASLALVDEIVLATESYVTRAHLHRIPDSVGVWRVHRDDDPGELEIEEIREATPLSVDGSGIEPLAYRPGRTEIAVVSAEEKARARRRLAERSYGKGWRTYDFPACDSCSPTTASGSTLPFCAWAGRAVHSDSECGPSCPGYDPAPDPAIDLEAERDRRTRWCREPEGKRRRQSGLDRFG, via the coding sequence GTGTCCGAGTTCGCGTTCGAACTCGAGTTGTGTGCCCATCTCGAGAGCCGCGTCGAGGGAATCCTGTCCCGTCAGCTCGGCGCAAGCGTTGCCGACCCCGGCGGTCGGATTCTCGACGTGGTCTGCGTCGATTCCGGTCCGGAGTTCTCCGAACGGACGGCCATAACGAACGAGACGATCCCGGACGCCGCGATCGAGTCGGCCGTGGGTACCGGTCGAGCGCGCTACTGGAAAGACGCCTTCTCGTGCCATCCCGACCAGGCTCGACGAGCGATGGAACGTGCCTGCGAGATCGGCTTTTTCGAATCCGAACGCAGAAACGGTCGCGAGTACGTCCGGCAAGTCGCTCGCTATCCGGACTGGTACGACCGCATCGTCGGCATCGAGAACAAACCGGACCTCGGTCGACCCGGCGATCTCGAGGCCCAGCTTCGAACCGATGCGAGCCTCGCGCTGGTCGACGAGATCGTCCTCGCAACCGAGAGTTACGTGACGCGCGCCCACCTGCATCGGATCCCCGATTCGGTCGGCGTCTGGCGCGTCCACCGCGACGACGATCCGGGCGAACTCGAGATCGAGGAGATCCGAGAGGCCACGCCGCTGTCGGTCGACGGTTCCGGCATCGAGCCGCTCGCGTACCGGCCGGGCCGAACCGAGATCGCCGTCGTCTCCGCCGAGGAGAAAGCCCGCGCCCGTCGACGGCTTGCAGAGCGGTCGTACGGCAAGGGCTGGCGAACGTACGACTTTCCGGCGTGTGACAGCTGTAGCCCGACGACTGCGAGCGGTTCGACGCTCCCCTTCTGTGCCTGGGCAGGAAGGGCGGTGCACTCCGATTCGGAGTGTGGCCCGTCTTGTCCGGGCTACGACCCTGCACCCGATCCAGCGATCGATCTCGAGGCGGAACGCGACCGTCGAACGAGATGGTGCCGAGAGCCGGAGGGGAAACGACGACGACAGTCAGGGCTTGATCGATTCGGGTGA
- a CDS encoding heavy metal translocating P-type ATPase — protein MDRFVTSPHTDSDEASDSGDAASGTNARTVESDDRSCTLCGLRTPSDPITEDEVDGTFCCRGCLEVARTLATTDETGKRDDLDETTIRERLEGSDAESGPGSDTPPASSEANGLEEAFLTVEGMHCSTCEVFIESVAESTAGVQTAEASYATETVRVVYDDERLERTELSDLVSGYGYSARDRGVDADDGSGDQALVTFLIGGGLFGMMVMVWYAVFLYPTYFGYEPVVDFGGLDGYYLAVNIWLMTSFVLFYTGYPILRGAYVSLRAGMPNMDLLVTTAAVGSYAYSTLAMVLGRADLYFDVTVAVVLVVTAGTYYQERIKRRVASLLSDLTEQQVDEARRTDGETVPLEAVEPGDRLLIRAGERVPLDGTVLEGDVAVDESLVTGESLPVEKEPGDPVRGGTVVTDAPVVIEVGEDAESTLDRLVSLLWSIQSSRPGVQRFADRLATVFVPLVLALASATIVLLLASGSSPETALLVGLTVVIVSCPCALGLATPLAVASGVQAGATRGIVVSAETIFEEAPDVDVVVLDKTGTLTMGEMAVDSVFVDGSETTSADDSRMIDEVLTRAGAVESLSEHPIGVAIADAAADRSRHENGGPMGVDDSPPADATEVADVTADVEAFERDRRGVSAVVDGERVVVAHPDLCRERGLSTSADLESRIDDARDAGDVPVAVGWGGRVRGVVVVGDAPRADWREAIAELSGGREIVVLTGDDAGAVDRFRDVEGIDEVFAGVPPEAKAETVRRLRTRGTVAMVGDGSNDAPALAAADVGIALGSATTLATDAADAVIVGDDLSAVLETFDLAAGTHRRIRQNLAWAFVYNAVAIPLAITGLLNPLFAAVAMATSSLLVVLNSARSL, from the coding sequence ATGGACCGTTTCGTAACATCCCCACACACCGATTCGGACGAGGCTAGCGACAGCGGAGACGCCGCGTCCGGAACGAACGCGAGAACGGTTGAGTCCGACGACCGGTCCTGTACGCTCTGTGGATTGCGGACTCCGAGCGATCCGATCACCGAGGACGAGGTCGATGGAACCTTTTGTTGTCGCGGCTGTCTCGAGGTCGCGCGGACGCTCGCGACAACCGATGAGACCGGAAAGAGAGACGATCTCGACGAGACGACGATCCGCGAGCGCCTCGAGGGTTCCGACGCGGAATCCGGTCCGGGCTCCGATACGCCACCGGCCTCGAGCGAGGCGAACGGCCTCGAAGAGGCCTTTCTCACGGTCGAGGGAATGCACTGTTCGACCTGTGAAGTGTTCATAGAGAGCGTCGCGGAATCGACGGCGGGCGTTCAGACAGCGGAGGCGAGCTATGCCACCGAAACGGTTCGGGTGGTGTACGACGACGAGCGCCTCGAGCGGACGGAGCTTTCCGACCTCGTCTCGGGATACGGCTACAGCGCCCGCGACCGAGGAGTCGACGCGGACGACGGGTCCGGCGATCAGGCGCTCGTAACGTTCCTCATCGGCGGCGGACTGTTCGGGATGATGGTGATGGTGTGGTACGCCGTCTTTCTCTATCCGACGTACTTCGGCTACGAGCCCGTCGTCGACTTCGGTGGACTCGACGGCTACTACCTCGCCGTCAACATCTGGCTGATGACCTCGTTCGTCCTCTTTTACACCGGCTATCCGATCCTCCGGGGAGCCTACGTCAGCCTCCGGGCGGGGATGCCGAACATGGATCTGCTCGTCACGACCGCCGCCGTCGGCTCGTATGCCTACAGCACGCTCGCGATGGTCCTCGGTCGGGCGGATCTCTACTTCGACGTCACCGTCGCCGTTGTCCTCGTCGTCACCGCCGGAACGTACTACCAGGAGCGAATCAAGCGCCGCGTTGCGTCGCTGCTCTCGGATCTCACGGAACAGCAGGTCGACGAGGCGCGGCGGACGGACGGTGAGACGGTCCCGCTCGAGGCGGTCGAGCCCGGCGACAGACTTCTGATCCGAGCGGGGGAACGAGTCCCCCTCGACGGAACGGTTCTCGAGGGCGACGTCGCCGTCGACGAGTCGCTCGTGACCGGCGAATCGCTGCCGGTCGAGAAAGAGCCCGGCGATCCGGTCCGGGGAGGAACCGTCGTGACTGATGCGCCGGTCGTGATCGAGGTCGGTGAGGACGCCGAGAGTACGCTCGATCGACTCGTCTCCCTGTTGTGGTCGATCCAGAGCTCGCGTCCCGGCGTTCAGCGGTTCGCGGACAGGCTCGCGACCGTGTTCGTCCCGCTCGTGCTTGCGCTCGCGAGCGCTACGATCGTGCTGTTGCTCGCGAGCGGCTCGAGTCCGGAAACAGCGCTACTGGTCGGATTGACCGTAGTTATCGTCTCCTGTCCCTGTGCGCTCGGGCTCGCGACGCCGCTGGCCGTCGCTTCGGGGGTCCAGGCCGGTGCAACGCGGGGGATCGTCGTCTCCGCAGAGACGATCTTCGAAGAGGCTCCGGACGTCGACGTCGTCGTCCTCGACAAGACGGGCACGCTCACGATGGGTGAGATGGCCGTCGACAGCGTGTTCGTCGACGGGAGCGAAACTACGTCGGCCGATGACAGCCGGATGATCGACGAGGTCCTCACCCGCGCCGGGGCGGTCGAATCGCTTTCCGAGCACCCGATCGGCGTTGCGATCGCGGACGCGGCGGCGGATCGGTCTCGTCACGAAAACGGCGGCCCGATGGGCGTCGACGACTCACCGCCTGCTGACGCGACCGAGGTCGCTGACGTGACCGCCGACGTCGAGGCGTTCGAACGCGACCGGCGTGGCGTCAGCGCCGTCGTCGACGGTGAGCGCGTCGTCGTCGCCCATCCGGATCTGTGTCGCGAACGCGGGTTGTCTACGTCAGCCGACCTCGAGTCCCGGATCGACGACGCACGCGACGCGGGGGACGTCCCCGTCGCCGTGGGCTGGGGCGGCCGGGTTCGGGGCGTGGTCGTCGTCGGAGACGCACCCCGAGCCGACTGGCGGGAGGCTATCGCGGAACTCTCGGGCGGCCGAGAGATCGTCGTTCTCACTGGCGACGACGCTGGCGCGGTCGATCGCTTCCGGGACGTCGAGGGAATCGACGAGGTCTTCGCGGGGGTGCCGCCCGAGGCGAAAGCGGAGACGGTCCGCCGGCTTCGTACCCGCGGAACGGTGGCGATGGTCGGTGATGGCAGCAACGACGCACCGGCGCTCGCGGCTGCGGACGTCGGCATCGCGCTGGGAAGCGCAACGACCCTCGCGACCGATGCCGCGGACGCCGTGATCGTCGGAGACGATCTGTCGGCCGTCCTCGAGACGTTCGATCTCGCCGCCGGCACGCACCGTCGGATCCGCCAGAACCTCGCCTGGGCGTTCGTCTACAACGCGGTCGCGATTCCGCTCGCGATCACCGGACTGTTGAACCCGCTCTTTGCCGCCGTCGCGATGGCAACGAGCAGCCTTCTGGTGGTTCTGAACTCGGCGCGGTCGTTGTGA
- a CDS encoding cytochrome-ba3 oxidase subunit → MVLEELSPRAALPVGLLALFPLIWYALGSSVMAGIVSTINVLLILACLYVAFSPVGGHSDAAGA, encoded by the coding sequence ATGGTACTCGAGGAGCTTTCCCCGCGGGCAGCGCTTCCGGTCGGGTTGTTGGCGCTGTTTCCGCTGATCTGGTACGCACTCGGGAGTTCGGTGATGGCCGGGATCGTCTCGACGATCAACGTCCTGTTGATCCTTGCCTGTCTCTACGTGGCGTTTTCGCCCGTTGGTGGTCATAGCGACGCCGCCGGCGCGTAA
- a CDS encoding cytochrome c oxidase subunit II: MNIHTYEKLWLIAAMLLIVGFIATITYGSVGLGIAMVGDQQETVEPTQLGEDDRFAEPRVEHVGENQYEAYVIAQTFRFQPDPIEVPANSEVTFHVTSRDVIHSFSVAGTNINTMVIPGEVAEMTVEFDDPEEYGIVCNEYCGPDHHNMEGQLHVVPEDEFDLTELSVDASDEIGPDEEAAFEISVENRMLEDRDTAVSLEIGEEMQTEEVTIGGEETHVTTFTVDGATLGEGDHSWTVSADGHEESGSITVTDGESDEDGADDGESDEDGTDDGGESDE, translated from the coding sequence ATGAATATTCACACCTATGAGAAGCTCTGGCTGATCGCCGCCATGCTGTTGATCGTCGGCTTCATCGCGACGATCACGTACGGCTCCGTCGGACTGGGAATCGCGATGGTCGGGGACCAACAGGAGACGGTCGAGCCGACCCAACTCGGTGAGGACGATCGCTTTGCCGAGCCACGCGTCGAACACGTCGGTGAAAACCAGTACGAGGCCTACGTGATCGCCCAGACGTTCCGGTTCCAGCCCGACCCGATCGAGGTCCCAGCGAACAGCGAGGTGACCTTTCACGTGACCTCGAGGGACGTCATCCACAGCTTCAGCGTCGCCGGCACCAACATCAACACGATGGTTATCCCCGGCGAGGTAGCCGAGATGACCGTCGAGTTCGACGATCCGGAGGAATACGGCATCGTCTGTAACGAATACTGCGGTCCCGACCACCACAACATGGAGGGCCAACTCCACGTCGTCCCCGAAGACGAGTTCGATCTCACCGAACTCTCGGTCGACGCGTCCGACGAGATCGGACCGGACGAGGAAGCCGCCTTCGAGATCAGCGTCGAAAACCGCATGCTCGAGGACAGGGACACCGCGGTTTCGCTCGAGATCGGAGAGGAGATGCAAACGGAAGAGGTGACGATCGGCGGCGAAGAAACCCACGTAACGACGTTCACCGTCGATGGAGCGACGCTCGGAGAGGGCGACCACAGTTGGACGGTTTCCGCCGACGGTCACGAGGAGTCGGGATCGATCACCGTGACCGACGGCGAGAGCGATGAGGACGGTGCCGACGATGGTGAAAGTGATGAGGACGGTACCGACGACGGAGGTGAGAGCGATGAGTAA
- a CDS encoding b(o/a)3-type cytochrome-c oxidase subunit 1, whose protein sequence is MSNAYIDEFPAEAKIIRAAFYSSFLALALGGVFGIVQTLHRTDVYRFMDSVDYYTVLTAHGVFLVISFTIFFLVGIFTWAVTTSLDRGLEDIRFSWGWYSLMAIGITLTGVAILAGFTDATDVSASVLFTFYAPLQAHPLFYLGLVLFVVGTWIAGVDWFRSWWAWKADNPDERIPLPTFMVLTTMLMWYIATLGVAVAILLFLLPWSLGLIETVNPLLTRTLFWFFGHPVVYFWLMPAYMMWYVMLPKFSGGKLFSDPLARVVFVLFLILSVPTGIHHQYLDPGIAEGFKFIAMTNTMFLLLPSLLTAFTVVASMEHGARQRGGEGYFGWLTALPWRDPVFTGMALAGLMFAAAGFSGMINAGMNINYLVHNTFWVVGHFHLTVGTAVALTFMAVTYWFLPQVTGRELWNRSVALGQVVLWFVGMTFMSNAMHRAGLLGVPRRTAEPQYEGVTFEAAVGSVGELDAQIALGGILLTLSLVLFFANVIGTAFNGRSDTLPANGYAEALSGPEDAPLVLDNLKLWTAIAVVLVIFAYTFPLLSIIQRGGLFGPETIALPLSIESIPTVARTLESLALTTLESTTEPIQSLLTGVAR, encoded by the coding sequence ATGAGTAACGCGTACATCGACGAGTTCCCCGCCGAAGCGAAGATCATCCGGGCCGCGTTCTACAGTTCGTTCCTCGCGCTTGCCCTCGGTGGAGTGTTCGGCATCGTTCAAACACTTCACCGGACCGATGTCTATCGGTTTATGGACTCGGTGGACTACTACACCGTGCTCACCGCTCACGGCGTCTTTCTCGTGATCTCGTTTACGATCTTCTTCCTCGTCGGGATCTTCACCTGGGCGGTAACGACCAGCCTCGATCGGGGCCTCGAAGACATCCGGTTTAGCTGGGGCTGGTACTCGCTGATGGCGATCGGGATCACGCTGACCGGCGTCGCGATCCTGGCCGGCTTCACCGACGCGACCGACGTGAGCGCGTCGGTGCTGTTCACGTTCTACGCACCACTGCAGGCCCACCCGCTGTTCTACCTCGGGCTCGTGCTCTTCGTCGTCGGCACCTGGATCGCCGGCGTCGACTGGTTCCGCTCGTGGTGGGCCTGGAAGGCGGACAACCCGGACGAGCGGATTCCGCTTCCGACGTTCATGGTGTTGACGACGATGCTGATGTGGTACATCGCCACGCTCGGCGTCGCCGTTGCGATTTTACTGTTCTTGCTCCCGTGGTCGCTCGGCCTGATCGAGACCGTCAATCCCCTGCTTACCAGAACGCTGTTCTGGTTCTTCGGTCACCCCGTCGTCTACTTCTGGCTCATGCCGGCGTACATGATGTGGTACGTCATGCTTCCGAAGTTCTCGGGTGGAAAACTGTTCAGCGACCCGCTCGCTCGCGTCGTCTTCGTCCTCTTTTTGATCCTCTCGGTACCGACCGGAATCCACCACCAGTACCTCGATCCGGGCATCGCGGAGGGCTTCAAGTTCATCGCGATGACGAACACGATGTTCCTCCTGTTACCTAGCCTGTTGACCGCCTTCACCGTCGTCGCCAGCATGGAACACGGCGCTCGACAACGCGGCGGCGAGGGCTACTTCGGCTGGTTGACGGCACTCCCGTGGCGTGATCCCGTCTTCACCGGGATGGCGCTCGCGGGGCTGATGTTCGCCGCCGCCGGCTTCTCCGGAATGATCAACGCCGGCATGAACATCAACTACCTCGTCCACAACACGTTCTGGGTCGTCGGCCACTTCCACCTCACCGTCGGCACCGCCGTTGCGCTGACGTTCATGGCCGTCACCTACTGGTTCCTCCCGCAGGTGACCGGCAGGGAACTGTGGAATCGATCGGTCGCACTCGGCCAGGTCGTCCTCTGGTTCGTCGGCATGACGTTCATGTCCAACGCGATGCATCGGGCCGGTCTGCTCGGCGTCCCCCGTCGAACTGCCGAACCGCAGTACGAGGGCGTAACGTTCGAGGCAGCCGTCGGCTCCGTCGGAGAACTCGACGCCCAGATCGCACTCGGTGGCATCCTGCTCACCCTCTCGCTCGTCCTGTTCTTCGCGAACGTGATCGGAACCGCGTTCAACGGACGAAGCGATACCCTCCCCGCGAACGGCTACGCCGAAGCGCTTTCCGGGCCGGAAGACGCACCGCTCGTCCTCGACAACCTCAAACTGTGGACCGCGATCGCCGTCGTACTCGTCATCTTCGCCTACACCTTCCCGCTGCTCTCGATCATCCAACGTGGCGGGCTGTTCGGTCCCGAGACGATCGCCCTTCCCCTCAGCATCGAGTCGATCCCGACGGTTGCACGCACACTCGAGTCCCTCGCACTGACGACGCTCGAGTCAACGACTGAACCGATCCAGTCGCTACTCACGGGGGTGGCCAGATAG
- a CDS encoding CbaC protein yields MRISNGALLVVVALTVPLLVELRTVLSWVSVELTVLESTLLGGVLIGTVLVWALWPEDGDTDPSRP; encoded by the coding sequence GTGCGGATTTCAAACGGGGCACTCCTCGTCGTCGTCGCCCTGACCGTCCCGCTCCTCGTCGAACTCCGGACGGTCCTCTCGTGGGTCAGCGTCGAACTCACCGTCCTCGAGTCGACGCTGCTCGGCGGCGTGTTGATCGGTACGGTCCTCGTCTGGGCGCTGTGGCCCGAAGACGGTGACACGGACCCGTCCCGACCGTGA
- a CDS encoding DUF7091 family protein yields the protein MADRRRLERFLRSKLREAGEEYEQLRESTDGQLEEAREAYRVAKNARRLPTDDAGRARIVCRRYAQQRAAMIDERYRPACYEADHPDCEGCVEDVREGRIETW from the coding sequence ATGGCGGACCGTCGTCGACTCGAGCGATTCCTCCGGTCGAAGCTGCGGGAGGCGGGTGAGGAGTACGAGCAGTTGCGTGAATCGACGGACGGGCAGCTCGAAGAGGCTCGCGAAGCCTATCGAGTCGCAAAGAACGCACGGAGGTTACCGACGGACGATGCGGGAAGGGCGCGGATCGTCTGCCGGCGGTATGCTCAACAGCGGGCGGCGATGATCGACGAGCGCTATCGGCCGGCCTGTTACGAGGCGGACCATCCCGACTGTGAGGGGTGCGTCGAAGACGTTCGCGAGGGCCGGATCGAAACCTGGTGA